From Zingiber officinale cultivar Zhangliang chromosome 5B, Zo_v1.1, whole genome shotgun sequence, the proteins below share one genomic window:
- the LOC121987877 gene encoding SKP1-like protein 1 produces MDKKKITLLSSDGEAFEVDAAVAMVSKTIEHMVEFDCAEDTIPLPNVTSRILVKIIEYCQKHVLDDPAKSSDDKEELKSWDDKFVKVDQDTLFELMLAANYMNIKELLNLSCQSVADMIVGKTPEEIRKMFNIKNDFTPEEEEKVRRENEWAFE; encoded by the exons ATGGACAAGAAGAAGATCACCCTATTGAGCTCCGACGGCGAGGCGTTTGAGGTGGACGCTGCGGTGGCCATGGTGTCCAAGACCATCGAGCACATGGTCGAGTTCGACTGTGCAGAGGACACGATCCCCCTCCCCAATGTCACCTCCAGGATCCTTGTCAAGATCATTGAGTACTGCCAGAAGCACGTTCTCGATGATCCTGCCAAGTCGTCCGACGACAAGGAAGAACTCAAGTCTTGGGATGACAAATTCGTTAAAGTCGACCAGGACACCCTATTCGAACTTATGTTG GCTGCAAATTACATGAACATTAAGGAGTTGCTGAATTTGTCATGCCAAAGTGTAGCTGATATGATTGTTGGAAAGACTCCTGAAGAGATTCGTAAGATGTTCAACATCAAGAATGACTTCACCCCTGAAGAAGAGGAAAAGGTTCGCAGAGAGAATGAATGGGCCTTCGAATAA